One Streptomyces sp. SAI-135 DNA segment encodes these proteins:
- a CDS encoding glycosyl hydrolase: MHEAIPQRGGISRRAVLAAGLTAGAVAALGGAMPAAASGTTADWFAAPAPSVRPRFRWWWPDGLVDPDEIAREIDQIADAGFGGVEIAAVHHSIKDKSVLDTAHHGWGSRPWREGVEAALRRAARRGLTVDLTLGPSWPVAVPGLTPDDKAAAKELAHGRAAVPGGSTYQGPVPPPVHAPAAGVARRQLLAVQAARVDPANSTRKETGLDLASVRDLTATVTDSTLTWTAPEGGDWVLISSWVRGSGQQPESGPHSAPAAYAVDHFSPAGTAAVTSYWQDHILTPSLRRLLKAAGGSFFEDSVELETDGLTWTSLLPEAFEKHTGRPLLPYLPALVLDNGNQVFAFEAQLTRQIRHDFWETVSGLFNRNHLTALRDWAHTLGMTLRSQPYGLQTDAIASAAILDVPEGESLGFKNLDDYRCLAGGRDMAGRTVLSCEAGAYNGSAYSTTWDRFLRTMGGAYAAGVNQTVVHGFSYATAPGVAWPGFAAFSPYNGTAGYGESWGPRQPTWRHAEDISGYLGRVHQVLQSGTARADVAVFRQTGYTATGIGASWFTATGVPLGWSHQFLSGPLLDLPSATVFGGRLAPDGPAYKALFVEGDFFYGSTPTLAVEDARKILALAEAGLPVVLFGAFDQALTPGVPDQGETDRLRDLLARLLALPHVVRVTDKTAIGDALAGLGVRADVRHATASTLLNAHRVTADADFYYLCNGKHAETVKPPVAAIDHDVTLRRTRGGRTVPYLLDPWTGEATRLARYTEDGDDLTLRVTLQPGQTMIVALGRPGLFGDRYGSSPHAETTDADAVLFTERGLTVRARTSGTWTTRLSQGRTVTTRTPAVPAPITPGRWELEVEDWYPGPDTGRTERVRRSLTLDTLKPWSQIPELADSAGVGRYRTTVTLPADWTSSHGAELELGQVSDTFRVSVNGRRLPAADRLHPVVDLGPCLRRGDNTIEVEVATPLINRLRVEQPTVFGGVARQDHGLVGPVRLVPYAQAAVG; the protein is encoded by the coding sequence ATGCATGAAGCCATCCCGCAGCGCGGCGGAATCTCCCGGCGCGCGGTCCTGGCCGCCGGACTGACCGCAGGCGCCGTCGCGGCGCTCGGAGGGGCGATGCCGGCCGCGGCGTCGGGAACGACCGCCGACTGGTTCGCGGCCCCCGCGCCCTCCGTACGGCCGCGATTTCGCTGGTGGTGGCCGGACGGTCTCGTCGACCCGGACGAGATCGCGCGGGAGATCGACCAGATCGCGGACGCGGGCTTCGGCGGTGTGGAGATCGCCGCCGTCCACCACAGCATCAAGGACAAGTCGGTCCTGGACACCGCGCACCACGGCTGGGGGAGCAGACCCTGGCGGGAAGGGGTCGAGGCCGCGCTGCGCCGCGCGGCGAGACGGGGGCTCACCGTCGACCTCACCCTCGGCCCCAGCTGGCCCGTCGCCGTGCCCGGCCTCACGCCCGACGACAAGGCCGCCGCCAAGGAGCTCGCCCACGGCCGGGCCGCGGTGCCCGGCGGAAGCACCTATCAGGGCCCCGTCCCGCCGCCGGTCCACGCCCCGGCCGCGGGCGTGGCCCGCCGGCAGCTCCTCGCCGTGCAGGCCGCCCGGGTCGACCCGGCCAACTCCACCCGCAAGGAGACCGGCCTCGACCTCGCGAGCGTCCGGGACCTCACCGCGACCGTCACCGACTCCACGCTGACCTGGACGGCGCCCGAGGGCGGCGACTGGGTGCTCATCTCCTCCTGGGTGCGCGGGTCAGGCCAGCAGCCCGAGTCGGGCCCCCACTCCGCCCCGGCCGCCTACGCCGTCGACCACTTCAGCCCCGCCGGCACCGCAGCGGTCACCTCCTACTGGCAGGACCACATCCTGACCCCGTCCCTGCGGCGTCTGCTGAAGGCCGCGGGCGGCTCCTTCTTCGAGGACTCCGTCGAGCTGGAGACCGACGGCCTGACCTGGACGTCCCTGCTGCCCGAGGCCTTCGAGAAGCACACCGGCCGGCCCCTGCTCCCGTACCTGCCCGCCCTCGTCCTGGACAACGGCAACCAGGTCTTCGCCTTCGAGGCCCAGCTGACCCGGCAGATCCGCCACGACTTCTGGGAGACCGTCTCCGGCCTGTTCAACCGCAACCACCTGACGGCCCTGCGGGACTGGGCGCACACCCTCGGCATGACCCTGCGCTCGCAGCCCTACGGCCTGCAGACGGACGCCATCGCCTCGGCCGCGATCCTCGACGTCCCCGAGGGCGAGTCGCTCGGCTTCAAGAACCTCGACGACTACCGCTGCCTGGCCGGCGGCCGGGACATGGCCGGGCGGACCGTCCTGTCCTGCGAGGCGGGCGCCTACAACGGCTCCGCATACAGCACGACCTGGGACCGCTTCCTGCGCACCATGGGCGGCGCCTACGCGGCAGGCGTCAACCAGACCGTCGTGCACGGCTTCTCCTACGCCACCGCCCCCGGGGTCGCCTGGCCCGGGTTCGCGGCCTTCAGCCCGTACAACGGCACCGCCGGTTACGGCGAGTCGTGGGGCCCGCGCCAGCCCACCTGGCGGCACGCCGAGGACATCTCCGGCTACCTGGGCCGGGTCCACCAGGTGCTCCAGAGCGGTACCGCGCGAGCGGACGTCGCCGTGTTCCGGCAGACCGGCTACACCGCCACCGGCATCGGCGCCTCCTGGTTCACGGCGACCGGCGTCCCGCTCGGCTGGAGCCACCAGTTCCTCAGCGGCCCCCTCCTCGACCTGCCCTCCGCCACCGTCTTTGGCGGCCGGCTCGCCCCCGACGGCCCCGCCTACAAGGCGCTGTTCGTCGAGGGCGACTTCTTCTACGGCTCCACCCCGACCCTCGCCGTCGAGGACGCCCGCAAGATCCTAGCCCTGGCCGAGGCGGGACTCCCCGTGGTCCTGTTCGGCGCCTTCGACCAGGCGCTGACCCCGGGCGTCCCCGACCAGGGGGAGACGGACCGGCTGCGCGACCTGCTCGCCCGGCTGCTCGCCCTTCCCCATGTCGTCCGGGTCACCGACAAGACCGCGATCGGCGACGCCCTCGCCGGGCTGGGCGTGCGCGCCGACGTACGGCACGCGACCGCGTCCACGCTCCTCAACGCCCACCGGGTCACCGCCGACGCGGACTTCTACTACCTCTGCAACGGCAAGCACGCCGAGACGGTCAAGCCGCCCGTGGCCGCGATCGACCACGACGTCACCCTGCGCCGCACCCGCGGCGGCCGGACGGTGCCGTATCTGCTCGATCCCTGGACGGGCGAGGCGACCCGGCTCGCGCGCTACACCGAGGACGGGGACGACCTCACCCTGCGGGTCACCCTCCAGCCCGGCCAGACGATGATCGTCGCCCTGGGACGGCCGGGCCTGTTCGGCGACCGGTACGGCAGCAGCCCTCACGCCGAGACGACCGACGCCGACGCGGTGCTGTTCACCGAGCGCGGCCTGACCGTACGCGCCCGCACGTCCGGTACCTGGACCACCCGCCTGTCCCAGGGCCGAACCGTCACCACCAGGACGCCCGCCGTGCCCGCGCCGATCACGCCGGGCCGCTGGGAGCTGGAGGTCGAGGACTGGTACCCGGGCCCGGACACCGGCCGGACCGAACGCGTCCGGCGCAGCCTCACGCTCGACACGCTCAAGCCCTGGTCGCAGATCCCCGAGCTGGCCGACTCGGCGGGCGTCGGGCGCTACCGCACCACGGTCACCCTGCCGGCCGACTGGACCTCGTCCCACGGCGCCGAGCTGGAGCTGGGGCAGGTCAGCGACACGTTCCGGGTGAGCGTCAACGGCCGACGGCTGCCCGCGGCCGACCGACTTCACCCCGTCGTCGACCTCGGCCCCTGCCTGCGGCGCGGTGACAACACCATCGAGGTCGAGGTGGCGACCCCGCTCATCAACCGGCTCAGGGTCGAGCAGCCCACCGTGTTCGGCGGAGTCGCCCGTCAGGACCACGGCCTGGTGGGGCCGGTGCGACTGGTGCCGTACGCGCAGGCGGCCGTGGGCTGA
- a CDS encoding CbtB-domain containing protein yields the protein MAQSTAAPTPTIPAVTPLPVRALVPWAVFFGVLMLVLLYFVGAEQGATALVSGEGVHEWVHDARHLLGFPCH from the coding sequence ATGGCGCAGTCCACTGCCGCCCCCACGCCCACCATCCCTGCCGTCACACCGCTGCCGGTGCGGGCGCTCGTCCCCTGGGCCGTCTTCTTCGGCGTCCTGATGCTGGTCCTGCTGTACTTCGTCGGCGCCGAACAGGGCGCCACCGCACTCGTCTCCGGCGAGGGCGTCCACGAGTGGGTGCACGACGCACGCCACCTGCTCGGCTTCCCCTGCCACTGA
- a CDS encoding L-threonylcarbamoyladenylate synthase yields MAKYFDVHPDNPQPRTISQIAESIRSDALIAYPTDSCYALGCRLGSRDGIDRIRSIRHLDDRHHFTLVCQDFAQLGQFVRVDKDVFRAIKASTPGSYTFILPATKEVPRMLQHPKKKTVGVRIPDHVVTQALLAELGEPLLSSTLLLPDEEEPMTQGWEIKDRLDHVLDGVVDSGDCGTEPTTVIDFSSGEAEIVRHGAGDTSRFE; encoded by the coding sequence ATGGCGAAGTACTTCGACGTGCACCCCGACAACCCGCAGCCCCGCACCATCTCCCAGATCGCCGAGAGCATCCGGTCGGACGCGCTGATCGCGTATCCGACGGACTCCTGCTACGCGCTCGGGTGCCGGCTGGGCAGCCGTGACGGCATCGACCGGATCCGGAGCATCCGTCACCTCGACGACCGGCACCACTTCACCCTGGTCTGCCAGGACTTCGCGCAGCTCGGCCAGTTCGTGCGGGTCGACAAGGACGTGTTCCGCGCGATCAAGGCGTCGACGCCCGGCAGCTACACCTTCATCCTCCCGGCGACGAAGGAGGTGCCGCGCATGCTCCAGCACCCGAAGAAGAAGACGGTCGGCGTGCGCATCCCCGACCACGTCGTCACCCAGGCGCTCCTGGCCGAGCTCGGGGAGCCGCTGCTGTCGAGCACCCTGCTCCTGCCGGACGAGGAGGAGCCGATGACCCAGGGCTGGGAGATCAAGGACCGGCTCGACCACGTGCTGGACGGGGTCGTCGACTCCGGGGACTGCGGTACCGAACCGACCACGGTGATCGACTTCTCGAGCGGCGAGGCGGAGATCGTGCGGCACGGCGCGGGTGACACCAGCCGGTTCGAGTAA
- a CDS encoding AfsR/SARP family transcriptional regulator produces the protein MNACTLSCVHVVEFGVLGSVSAWDGSGEPISLKGPRHRAVLARLLVARRRVVPVPRLVEDLWGQDPPADAVGTVRTFVAGLRRALEPERPRRAPARLLVTEGPGYALRADPAHVDAWRFEHAVAEAADLPPAQAVPRLTGALELWRGPAYADFAEEAWVRAERSRLAGLRLTAVERRAEAQLALGAAADAAADLDVHVAEHPWREDGWQLLALALYRCGRQADALSVLRRARQLLREHLGVEPGPRLHRTEQDILRHADHLAPGATDTAAQVWAEASASYASMVPLRAGTRLESTVVLMRDLAVTGGGGLEAARRHRAAAVAAAEQLGDPELTARVIGVYDVPAVWTRSDDPAQAERLVAAAERTLRLLPAGAHEAARARLLATVAVESRGTLPTGTRALQAAHQAVAGARRLDDGNLLVFALNGLFMQSFERAGLAARRDGIGAEITEMAARHGLFTYEVLGRLIRLQARCAAADFTAADRHAAAADALAERHRLPLVTVFTTWYRALRTAVTEPVHRGESAYREAARSLEGAGMPGLERGLLPLALLCLRLHHGLPLTADPHTDWGPYEPWVRPLLLLAEGRDQDAAGLLAEVPSPPGDLLYEALWCLLARAAIQVGDRALMRRALSALEPARGELAGAASGLLTAGPVADHLDALTAAFTVHAS, from the coding sequence ATGAACGCGTGTACGTTGAGCTGTGTGCACGTGGTCGAGTTCGGGGTCCTGGGGTCGGTGTCCGCCTGGGACGGGAGCGGGGAACCGATCTCCCTCAAGGGCCCGAGGCATCGCGCCGTGCTGGCCCGCCTCCTCGTCGCCCGTCGCCGGGTCGTGCCCGTGCCCCGCCTGGTGGAGGACCTGTGGGGGCAGGACCCGCCCGCGGACGCGGTGGGCACCGTGCGGACCTTCGTCGCCGGGCTGCGACGCGCGCTGGAGCCCGAGCGGCCCCGTCGGGCTCCCGCCCGCCTCCTCGTCACCGAGGGCCCGGGCTACGCCCTGCGCGCCGACCCCGCGCACGTCGACGCCTGGCGGTTCGAGCACGCCGTGGCCGAGGCGGCCGACCTGCCTCCCGCGCAGGCGGTGCCACGGCTGACCGGGGCACTGGAGCTGTGGCGCGGCCCCGCCTACGCCGACTTCGCAGAGGAGGCCTGGGTGCGCGCGGAACGCTCCCGGCTCGCCGGGCTCCGGCTGACCGCCGTGGAACGCCGGGCCGAGGCCCAGCTCGCCCTCGGCGCCGCCGCCGACGCGGCCGCGGACCTCGACGTCCACGTGGCCGAACACCCCTGGCGGGAGGACGGCTGGCAGCTGCTCGCGCTGGCCCTGTACCGCTGCGGACGCCAGGCCGACGCGCTGTCCGTCCTGCGGCGCGCCCGGCAGCTGCTGCGCGAGCACCTCGGCGTGGAGCCCGGACCCCGGCTGCACCGCACCGAGCAGGACATCCTGCGCCACGCCGACCACCTGGCCCCGGGCGCGACGGACACGGCCGCGCAGGTCTGGGCCGAGGCCTCCGCGTCGTACGCGAGCATGGTCCCCCTGCGGGCAGGCACCCGGCTGGAGTCGACCGTGGTCCTCATGCGCGACCTCGCCGTCACCGGGGGCGGCGGGCTGGAGGCGGCGCGCCGGCATCGCGCGGCGGCGGTGGCGGCGGCCGAGCAGCTGGGCGATCCGGAGCTGACGGCCCGCGTCATCGGCGTCTACGACGTGCCCGCCGTCTGGACCCGCTCCGACGACCCGGCCCAGGCCGAACGGCTGGTGGCCGCGGCGGAACGCACCCTGCGCCTGCTGCCGGCGGGGGCCCACGAGGCGGCGCGGGCACGGCTGCTGGCCACCGTGGCGGTGGAGTCCCGCGGCACCCTCCCCACCGGGACACGCGCCCTCCAGGCGGCCCACCAGGCCGTGGCGGGCGCACGGCGGCTCGACGACGGCAACCTGCTCGTCTTCGCCCTCAACGGCCTGTTCATGCAGAGCTTCGAACGGGCCGGACTCGCCGCCCGGCGGGACGGGATCGGCGCGGAGATCACCGAAATGGCCGCACGGCACGGCCTGTTCACCTACGAGGTCCTCGGCCGGCTGATCCGGCTGCAAGCCCGTTGCGCCGCCGCCGACTTCACGGCCGCCGACCGGCACGCGGCCGCAGCCGACGCACTCGCCGAGCGCCACCGGCTCCCTCTCGTCACCGTCTTCACCACGTGGTACCGCGCCCTGCGCACCGCGGTGACGGAGCCCGTGCACCGCGGCGAGTCCGCGTACCGGGAGGCCGCCAGGTCCCTCGAGGGCGCGGGCATGCCGGGTCTGGAGCGCGGACTGCTGCCCCTCGCCCTGTTGTGCCTGCGGCTGCACCATGGCCTCCCCCTCACCGCCGACCCGCACACCGACTGGGGCCCCTACGAGCCGTGGGTGCGCCCCCTGTTGCTGCTCGCCGAAGGGCGCGACCAGGACGCCGCAGGCCTGTTGGCCGAGGTCCCTTCCCCGCCCGGTGACCTGCTGTACGAGGCGCTGTGGTGCCTGCTCGCCCGTGCCGCGATCCAGGTCGGCGACCGTGCGCTGATGCGGCGCGCCCTGAGTGCGCTCGAACCGGCCCGGGGTGAACTCGCGGGCGCGGCGAGCGGATTGCTGACCGCGGGCCCCGTGGCGGACCACCTGGACGCACTCACCGCCGCTTTCACAGTGCACGCATCTTGA
- a CDS encoding helix-turn-helix domain-containing protein — protein sequence MAGQQGGPGGRGSADAGTPVWARELLDHLRPTGRDVRRVVAWLARTLNGTAALQDDSGTLVAGIPMALDEGLVADLLAGRIASAATADGDSHLRLVRVEHPNPVSAGAGVLAVARPEPFDRRASDILTHTVQVLELLLRVRGTAEAGRRLRRATSDLRLAILQLLMVEDTVSARRVAAGLWPGLLDTDTACVYVLEGDVSERDRLAEECLGATGDRALVVRCPAMDEHVIIVTTADTAAEALRSLVDRNPGTLLGGSSRQSLARTATAYGQAVSALAVARVRPDKKALYAERNRPERLMDPAALREWTARLLRPLDALPHHTRAELLATTRLGLEFTAVSAAKVLGVSRNTVRARMERVESLLRTDFTDLAVRAIVHLALSTQVSLADGQDGHGADRGPDRPRVRLGDLLAGPALETWARELLGRLGNDGRDLRRTLRSWIAAGGNAERAAQALSVHAQTVREHVRSAEPVLERRLIASGGDLYEIVLAHLATGELEHPVLLRDDPGHPDAPVHG from the coding sequence GTGGCAGGGCAGCAGGGCGGCCCCGGTGGGCGCGGGTCGGCGGACGCCGGGACTCCGGTCTGGGCGCGGGAGCTCCTCGACCATCTACGGCCGACCGGACGTGACGTGCGCCGGGTCGTCGCCTGGCTCGCCAGGACCCTGAACGGCACGGCCGCACTCCAGGACGACAGCGGAACCCTCGTCGCCGGTATCCCCATGGCGCTGGACGAGGGCCTGGTTGCCGACCTTCTCGCCGGACGCATCGCCTCCGCTGCCACGGCGGACGGGGACAGCCATCTGCGCCTGGTGAGGGTCGAGCACCCGAACCCGGTGTCCGCCGGGGCCGGAGTGCTCGCGGTGGCCCGCCCGGAACCCTTCGACCGGCGCGCCTCCGACATTCTCACGCACACCGTCCAGGTCCTCGAACTCCTGCTGCGCGTCCGTGGCACGGCCGAGGCCGGCCGGCGCCTGCGGCGGGCGACGTCCGATCTGCGGCTGGCCATCCTCCAGTTGCTCATGGTCGAGGACACGGTCTCGGCCCGCCGCGTCGCCGCCGGACTGTGGCCGGGTCTCCTCGACACCGACACGGCATGCGTCTACGTCCTCGAAGGCGACGTCTCCGAACGCGACCGGCTCGCCGAGGAGTGCCTCGGCGCGACCGGCGACCGGGCCCTGGTGGTGCGCTGCCCGGCCATGGACGAACACGTGATCATCGTGACCACGGCGGACACGGCGGCCGAGGCCCTGCGCTCGCTCGTCGACCGCAACCCCGGCACTCTGCTCGGCGGCAGCTCCCGGCAGAGCCTCGCCCGCACCGCCACCGCCTACGGGCAGGCGGTCAGCGCCCTCGCCGTGGCACGCGTACGACCGGACAAGAAGGCCCTGTACGCCGAACGCAACCGCCCCGAACGCCTGATGGACCCGGCCGCGCTGCGCGAGTGGACCGCCCGGCTGCTGCGCCCGCTGGACGCCCTCCCGCACCACACCCGCGCCGAACTGCTCGCCACCACCCGCCTCGGCCTGGAGTTCACCGCGGTGAGCGCCGCCAAGGTGCTCGGTGTCAGCCGCAACACCGTCCGCGCCCGCATGGAACGCGTCGAGTCCCTGCTGCGCACCGACTTCACGGACCTGGCCGTCCGCGCGATCGTCCACCTGGCCCTGAGCACCCAGGTCAGCCTCGCCGACGGACAGGACGGCCACGGTGCCGACCGCGGCCCCGACCGGCCCCGCGTCCGGCTGGGCGACCTGCTGGCGGGACCCGCGCTGGAGACCTGGGCACGCGAACTGCTGGGACGCCTGGGCAACGACGGCCGCGACCTGCGCCGGACCCTGCGCAGCTGGATCGCCGCCGGTGGCAACGCGGAGCGGGCCGCGCAGGCCCTGTCCGTCCACGCGCAGACCGTGCGCGAACACGTCCGCAGCGCGGAACCCGTCCTGGAACGCCGGCTGATCGCCTCCGGCGGCGACCTCTACGAGATCGTCCTGGCCCATCTGGCGACCGGTGAACTCGAACACCCCGTCCTGCTCCGGGACGATCCGGGCCATCCGGACGCACCTGTGCACGGGTGA
- a CDS encoding dienelactone hydrolase family protein, producing MSSVQGTAVDVPTEDGTADAYLAHPGDGVPRPAVLLFQDAFGLRPQLRSMADRLAGHGYTVLVPNVFYRHGRAPVVELPEFIDPEARPEIFDKITPVIRALTPELAMRDAGAYLRWLADRPEVADGPVALTGYCMGARLSLLTAGTYPDRVAAAAGFHGGRLATDAPDSPHLVAGNITAELYFGHADEDPSLPPEQIERLATALTEAGVRHRCEVYDGAPHGFTQADTASYHPEADERHWTALLDLLKRTF from the coding sequence ATGAGCTCCGTACAGGGAACCGCGGTCGACGTCCCCACCGAGGACGGCACCGCCGACGCCTATCTCGCCCACCCGGGCGACGGGGTGCCCCGGCCGGCCGTCCTGCTCTTCCAGGACGCCTTCGGGCTGCGCCCCCAGCTGCGGTCGATGGCCGACCGGCTCGCCGGGCACGGCTACACGGTTCTCGTGCCCAACGTCTTCTACCGTCACGGCCGCGCACCGGTCGTAGAGCTGCCCGAGTTCATCGACCCCGAGGCCCGGCCGGAGATCTTCGACAAGATCACTCCGGTGATACGGGCGTTGACGCCCGAGCTCGCGATGCGGGACGCCGGGGCGTATCTGCGCTGGCTCGCCGACCGCCCCGAGGTCGCCGACGGCCCCGTCGCGCTCACCGGTTACTGCATGGGCGCGCGGCTGTCCCTGCTCACCGCCGGCACCTATCCGGACCGGGTGGCCGCGGCGGCCGGTTTCCACGGCGGGCGCCTGGCGACCGACGCTCCGGACAGCCCGCACCTGGTGGCCGGGAACATCACCGCAGAGCTGTACTTCGGTCACGCCGACGAGGACCCGTCGCTCCCTCCGGAGCAGATCGAACGTCTCGCCACCGCGCTGACCGAGGCCGGGGTACGCCACCGGTGCGAGGTCTACGACGGCGCCCCGCACGGTTTCACCCAGGCCGACACCGCCTCGTACCACCCCGAGGCAGACGAGCGGCACTGGACGGCACTGCTCGACCTGCTCAAGCGCACCTTCTAG
- a CDS encoding alpha/beta hydrolase, with protein sequence MKPTIAGFEYQRVSVAEDVTLQVAVGGTGTPVVLLHGFPQTHLMWRHVAADLAADHTVICPDLRGYGDSDKPREDGPHTYSKRTMATDVVTLARRLGHPRFALAGHDRGALVAFRTGLDHPEAVSHLACLDVLPTLDMWNALHGTSAAVAFHLYLMAQPPGLAERMIAASADAFFGHFLDVWANRPGAIPPRVRAEYLRACREAVPSIVADYRASAGIDVEHDEADRAAGNRLGMPVTVLQQDWGAALGFEATALWGAWAGDLHHTTVSCGHFMAEEAPTDVAKALRELLHRG encoded by the coding sequence GTGAAGCCCACCATCGCCGGATTCGAGTACCAGCGCGTGTCCGTCGCCGAGGACGTGACCCTCCAGGTGGCCGTGGGAGGGACCGGTACCCCCGTGGTCCTGCTGCACGGTTTCCCGCAGACCCATCTGATGTGGCGCCACGTCGCGGCGGACCTGGCCGCCGACCACACCGTGATCTGCCCCGACCTGCGCGGTTACGGCGACAGCGACAAGCCGCGCGAGGACGGCCCCCACACCTACTCCAAGCGGACCATGGCCACCGACGTCGTCACGCTCGCGCGCCGGCTGGGGCACCCCCGGTTCGCGCTGGCCGGACACGACCGGGGGGCACTGGTGGCCTTCCGTACCGGCCTCGACCACCCGGAAGCGGTCTCCCACCTGGCCTGTCTGGACGTCCTGCCGACGCTCGACATGTGGAACGCGCTGCACGGCACGTCGGCGGCGGTCGCCTTCCACCTCTACCTCATGGCCCAGCCGCCCGGTCTCGCGGAGCGGATGATCGCCGCGAGCGCGGACGCGTTCTTCGGCCACTTCCTCGACGTGTGGGCGAACCGGCCCGGCGCGATCCCGCCGCGGGTCCGCGCCGAGTACCTGCGGGCCTGCCGCGAGGCCGTGCCCTCCATCGTCGCCGACTACCGCGCCTCCGCGGGTATCGACGTCGAGCACGACGAGGCCGACCGGGCCGCGGGGAACCGGCTCGGCATGCCGGTGACCGTGCTCCAGCAGGACTGGGGCGCCGCGCTCGGTTTCGAGGCGACCGCGCTGTGGGGAGCGTGGGCCGGCGACCTGCACCACACCACCGTCTCCTGCGGCCACTTCATGGCGGAGGAGGCACCGACGGACGTGGCGAAGGCGCTGCGGGAACTGCTGCACCGGGGGTGA
- a CDS encoding histidine phosphatase family protein, protein MTVRLTLLCAAARTERTVRFADGPLDERALHRVRAVAGTLPKAATLRTAPSRRCTETARTLGWESVTPEPALRDLDMGSWYGRTLDEVAATDGSQLASWLADPGAAPHGGESVTQLCDRVAAWLDALPPEAGRMLVVVEQAAARAAVVHALAAPHEAFWRIDVPPLSTVELSGRGGRWNLRMAELPLSPRPPR, encoded by the coding sequence ATGACCGTCCGGCTCACCCTGCTGTGCGCGGCCGCCCGAACGGAACGCACCGTCCGCTTCGCCGACGGTCCTCTCGACGAGCGGGCACTGCACCGGGTGCGGGCCGTCGCCGGGACCCTCCCGAAGGCCGCGACCCTCCGCACGGCACCCTCGCGGCGCTGCACCGAGACGGCCCGGACCCTCGGCTGGGAGTCCGTCACGCCGGAACCGGCGCTGCGGGACCTCGACATGGGGTCCTGGTACGGCCGCACCCTCGACGAGGTCGCGGCCACCGACGGGTCACAGCTGGCCAGTTGGCTCGCCGACCCGGGGGCGGCACCGCACGGCGGGGAGAGCGTGACGCAGCTCTGCGACCGGGTGGCCGCCTGGCTGGACGCGCTGCCGCCCGAGGCGGGGCGGATGCTGGTGGTGGTGGAGCAGGCCGCGGCGAGGGCCGCCGTGGTGCACGCGCTCGCGGCGCCTCATGAGGCGTTCTGGCGGATCGACGTCCCGCCGCTGTCCACCGTCGAACTCAGCGGCCGCGGCGGCCGCTGGAACCTGCGGATGGCCGAACTGCCGCTCAGCCCCCGCCCACCGCGGTGA
- a CDS encoding CbtA family protein yields the protein MNSTVVRALLARGMLAGLGAGVLAFVFAYLVGEGPVDAAIAFEEAGSHEHGEELVSRSVQSTAGLATGVLVFGVAIGGIMALAFCFALGRIGRFGARATAGLAALGGFLTVYLVPTLKYPANPPAVGDPDSLDQRTALFVLMIALSVLLGIGAVLLGRGLAPAWGNWNASTAAAVAFVAAVAVAMVALPAGDNTPKGFPATDLWEFRLASLGVQAVLWAAFGLLFGYLAERVLEPRRVRGEVSALVA from the coding sequence ATGAACTCCACAGTCGTACGCGCCCTGTTGGCGCGCGGCATGCTCGCCGGACTCGGTGCCGGCGTCCTGGCCTTCGTCTTCGCCTACCTGGTCGGGGAGGGCCCGGTGGACGCGGCCATCGCCTTCGAGGAGGCCGGCTCCCACGAACACGGCGAGGAACTCGTCAGCCGTTCCGTGCAGTCGACGGCCGGACTGGCCACCGGCGTCCTCGTCTTCGGGGTCGCCATCGGCGGCATCATGGCGCTGGCGTTCTGCTTCGCGCTGGGCCGGATCGGCCGGTTCGGCGCACGGGCGACGGCGGGGCTCGCGGCGCTCGGCGGGTTCCTCACCGTCTACCTCGTGCCCACCCTCAAGTATCCGGCGAACCCGCCCGCGGTGGGCGACCCGGACAGCCTCGACCAGCGCACCGCCCTGTTCGTCCTGATGATCGCGCTCAGCGTGCTCCTCGGGATCGGCGCGGTCCTGCTGGGCCGCGGACTGGCCCCGGCCTGGGGCAACTGGAACGCCTCCACGGCGGCAGCCGTGGCCTTCGTCGCCGCGGTGGCGGTGGCGATGGTCGCCCTGCCGGCCGGGGACAACACCCCCAAGGGCTTCCCGGCCACCGACCTGTGGGAGTTCCGCCTGGCGTCCCTCGGCGTCCAGGCCGTCCTGTGGGCGGCGTTCGGACTGCTCTTCGGCTACCTGGCCGAACGGGTCCTCGAACCGAGGCGGGTCCGGGGCGAGGTCTCCGCGCTCGTCGCCTGA